One Nocardiopsis gilva YIM 90087 genomic window, GACCCCCACAACCTCGGCGCGATCGCCCGCTCGGCCGCCGCCTTCGGCGCCCACGGCCTCCTCATCCCGGAGCGCCGGGCGGCCGGTGTGACCATGACGGCCTGGAAGACCTCGGCGGGCACCCTCGCCCGGCTCCCGGTCGCGCAGGCGACCAACCTCACCCGCGCGCTGGAGGAGTACAAGAAGGCGGGCCTGTTCGTGGTCGGCCTCGACGCCGGGGGCGACACCCGGCTCGACAACCTCGACCTGGCCACCGGCCCGATCGTGGTCGTCGTCGGTTCTGAGGGCAAGGGGCTGTCCCGCCTTGTGCGCGAGACGTGCGACGCCGTGGCCAGCATCCCCATCAGCGGCGCCGAATCCCTCAACGCATCGGTGGCGGCAGGCGTCTCCCTCTACGAGGTCGCTCGCCGCCGGACGTCCGGGGAGTAGCCAGAAACCGGTACTATTCGACTGGGTGTCCGAGGCACCGGCCGACGTAGCTCAATTGGCAGAGCAATCGCCTTGTAAGCGATAGGTTAGGGGTTCAAGTCCCCTCGTCGGCTCTTCTCCTTCCTGGCCTGGGAAGACGCGGGAGTATCGCCGCCCAGGGGAACCCGACTTCGCGAGGAAGCGCCCGCCCGGACACGTCCGGGCGGGCGCTCCGCTCTTAGGCCGCCTGACCCCACCCCCTCCGCGGGGCCGGGCGGCCGGTCTGAGGTTGGGTCAGCGCCGTTCGGCCTCGATCCGCCCCAGGCGGGCCTGGACCTGCGCGATGTAGGGGTAGGCGCGCTTGGTGTTGGCGGTGTGGTCGGTCAGGATGAACCGCCATCCGTAGTCGGTGCGGTGCCAGGTGAGCGTGCAGCCGAGAGCTTCGGCCCGGTGGCGCACCTCGGTGAAGATGTCGCCGAGGTGGCCTGGCGGGAGCTGCGGAAAGATCACCGTGCCTCCATCTGCTCGGCGCAGTCGCCGGGGTAGGTGCGCTCGGTAGTGAGCACGACAAGGTTCTCGGCGGTGGCCCCGCATACCGCGCGGCGCTCACGCTGGATGTTGGCGGCGGCGACCAGCGCTGCGAGGTGGGCCGGGTCGTCGCCTTCGCCAGCGGTCTCGGGGATGACCTCGCGGACGTGGTAGCAGTAGGCCCCGGCCGGTTCGTGGAAGAGCGCCACGGTGAAGGTGTTGGCGCGACGCTTGAGCGCAACGCATGGGGGCATCTGCTCGCGGTAGGAACAGAGGTAGCGCCTGGCTCCGCAGATCGCCTCGGCCTGGTAGGTGATGTGGTCCCAGGTCTCCTCCGTGATGGTGACCGGCGCAGCGTGAAAACGGGCCCAGTCCCACAGCTCGCGGCGGTTGGCGACCGTCCAGGTCTTCACGGTGCTCGTCATCGGGTCACCTCTGAGCGAAAGCGCTGGAAGTCCACGTCCTGTGCGGCCCGCTTTCGCTCTACGGCGTGGAGGTAGGGGCGGACGCGCGAGGAGCGTCCTCGAAGTAGGGTGTGCATCGTCAACAGAGCTCCTAAGTCTGTCTGTTGGCCGCGCCCCGGGAGTCCTGGTTGGCACCGACTCGCCGGGGTCTTTCCATGTGCGGCTTGCCATCTCAGATCGCCGCATCCCTGCCCATCCCATAGTGGCCGGAAGCCGCAGAAGTTTCAATACAAAGATTAGGATTCCTGTTATGCGGGGCACAAAAGTTTCGCGAATGGGGTGATCTAACATCGGGGCAGGACGAAGGAGCCGCAGGAAGAAGCGAGGAGCGCGCGTCGTGGCAGACAGGTACAGCCCGACAGTCAGGCGGCGTCGGCTGTCTGCCGAATTGAAAAGATTGCGCGAGGAGTCAAAGCTGACGGCTGAGCAGGTCGGCGAGCGGCTGGGATGGTCCCGCGGGCGGCTCACCAACATGGAGCTGAACAAGTGGAAGCGTCCTGACCCCGTCATCGTTCGAGCGCTTGCGAACCTCTATGGCTGCACCTCGGAGGTCACCGAGGCATTGGTGACGCTGGCACGCCAGTCGAGGGAGAAGGGTTGGTGGACGCGCTATGACGACGTACTGACAGACGCGTATGTCGGCTTCGAGGCCGAAGCGTCTTCGATCTCGACGTATCAGTCCATGGTGGTACATGGACTGCTGCAGACGCCCGAGTATGCGGCCGCATCAGCAAGGGCTGGACAGTCGCGTTCACCGCACATCATCGAGCGCATTGTCCAGGCTCGACAGGAACGCCAGGAGATTCTTGATCGGGAGGATGCACCGAAGTTGTGGTGCGTCCTCGACGAGGCGGTGCTCCATAGACCTGCGGGCGGCAAAGAGGTCATGCGTGACCAGATCCGTCGGCTGCTAGATGTGGTTGAGCGCGAGGAGAACATCAAGATCCAGATGCTTCCCCTCGACCAAGGTCTTCACCAGGGCACTGCTGGTTCCTTCACGATCCTCGACTTCCCTGAGTCCATGGACCCCTCCATCGTCTACATCGAAGTCCGGACAGATGGCCTCTACCTGGACGAACAGGACGAGGTTGAAGTGCACCGAGACGCATGGGATGACATCCGGATGAGGGCCATGCACCCTGATGCCACGGCTGAGCGCATGGCGCTGATCCTGAAGAAGTACGAGTAGGAAACCGTGAACGAGACCCCGAAGTTCCGAAAATCCACCTATAGCGCAACCGCGAACGACTGCGTCGAGGTAGCTGATCTTCATGGAGGCGCCGCCGTCCGCGATTCCAAGAACGCTAGTCGCGGACACATCGCGTTCCCCAGCGACGAGTGGCGTGCTTTCCTGTCCGATGTGAAGCGCGACCGCCTCTAGCAGCCTGCATTAACACGGCCCTCGATCCCAGACGGGATCGAGGGCATCGTCGTCCTACCCGTGTCGTAGGAATACGTCGAGTGGTGGCCTTGTCTCATAGCGGATACCCGCACAGGGTGCACTTGCTTGTGCCCCGGTCGTTCCACGCGGTGCACCTCGGGCAGAAGTCGAGTCGCGGGTTGGTGTCACCCACCTCGATCTTGGTGTCCCGGATGATCTGGTTGAGGTGCCAGGGGTCGGCGAACCCGACCTCACGCGGGAGGCACCCGGTGACGTGGATGCTGGCGATGCCGTCCTTGATGATCACTGCCTGAACCTGCGGGGGATGCGAACGGTACATGGTGGCCACTCCTAACGCCGTCCTCGGCCCGTGTGTGAGCGGTGTCATAAGAATGGCACGGGCTTGTAGGCGCAGGCAGCCGGTTCGCGCGGACTGCCCTGGTAACAATTCATGACTCGTGTGGATACACACCGTTACAGAAGCGATCTCGTGAGTCAGTCCTGAGCGGAGCCATCGAAGCGTCGGCACCCCACGCCGGTCGTGAAGACGGAGACCTCTCGCTGACCCCTACCCCCCCCGTTGATCTCGGAGATATCGACCGAATGTCCGCCATAATTCGGTCGATATCTCCGAGATCAACGGAGATACATGTGGCGCGGTGGGGTGGGTGGCTCGGGGCGGGAAAGCGCCGTCTCCCCATACTGGAGCCGCACGCTTTCCCATCCCCAGTCACCCCGCCCCGAGATCTATTGGAAGGTAGTGAACTTCTCGGCGTTCTCCTTGGTCACGATCTCCGTTCCGGTATCGATGCGCTCTTGGACCTTCTTACCGCGGACGGCGTCCGCTGCGGTCTCCACCGAGATGGTGCCCATCTTCTGTGGGAACTGCGCCACGCTGGCAGTCTCATCACCTGCGAGGATGGCCTTCGACTCCGCAGGCATGGCGTCGAACCCGACCAGGAGCGGATCCTCGCTGAACGGGTTCCGCTTCTTCATCGCCTGGATCCCGCCCAGAATCGGCGGCCCGCAGGCGGCGTAGGCGGCGTCCACGTCGGGGTGGACGCCGCCGATGCCGTTCGGCCGCAATTTCCCGCTGGCCGGGGAGCCCCGTGGGGCGACGGGTTCCGGTAATCAGCACTACAGAGTGGGCTGTACGGGGTCGGAGACGCGATGCGTGCCGCTGAAGAACGGAACCGTCCAACCCCGCCGGGCGGCGACGCCCTCCGGAAGATCATTGAAGTGGTGCGCGACTACGCCGCCGAGTTCGGTGGGGCTGCGCCGCTCACCACGCGGGTTGCGGACAGCTCAACCAGCCTAAGAATCTTGGATGCTTCAGGACGATTGGTGGGCTGCGAGGCTGACCGGGACCTGCCATGGGACCTGCTCGAGGAATTGTGGGAAGTAGAAGCCCATCCGGAGGAGGGTGGGTGGCTCTACCTCCGCGTCGCCATTACTTCGGACGGCGAGGCCGTCGATCGAGCCTACGACCACTGGCCTACCTGGCAACGGGCGGATGACCGCCATGAGGCAGCGGCTCCGATCGGTGAACTCCGACAGGAGATGGCCCGGCGAGCCCCGCAGTGGCGGCCCGACTGGATGCCGCTCCTCGACGAGGCGGTCATGTTCGCGCCGCCCTGGTCGGTAGAGTCCTGACCTCGGCTTCCGAGCGGAAGAGACGCGAGGCGGACTCCGATTTCCCCCTTCGTCATCAGGCCGGGGTGACCGTCGACGGGCTTCGTGATGCCCTGTGGCGGAATGTCATTCTCGGGGGTTCGTCCGTGTGGAGGGTCCCACGTTCTTCGTCCGGCGGATGAGTCGGTGGACCGTACGCCTGAGCCGTGATGTCGGGAGGTCGGGGAGGGTATTGAGCTGTTGTTCGTAAGTGGGGCCTGCGGTCGCCTGGGGACGGTGTGGCGGCCGGGGGCGCGGTTGTGGTTGTGGGGCTTCCTGAGGCGTCGGCCGGTCGCCGGCTTCGAGGAAGGCGCGGGCGGAGTCGTCGTCCACGGTGGCCGGGACGCTCGGCCGGGGATGGTTCTGCACGGGCGCCCACCTCCTCAGGCTCGGGTCGGACAGCGGACGTGGCGTCGTGGGCTCGCTCACCGGGCGCGGCGCAGGGCCTCAAGCGCGATGCGCGTCGCGGCGGTGCGGGTGGTCTCGGCGATCCGCTGCGGATCGAACGCGGCGGTTGCGGCGAGGTGTCGGTCGTAGCCGATCCGGACGACCGCCGCCCCGCTCTGGCGCAGGATATCGGCGGCTCCGGCGGCGTCGAAGGTCGGATCCTCACCCGGCTCCTGCTCGACGAACACGACCACGATGTCGGCCGGGAGCGCCGCGTTGCCGTGGGCGGTCATCCAGTCGAAGGCGCGCGCGATGCTCATCGCCCCGTCCCGGGTGGCCGGGGCCACCAGCACATGGGCGTGAGCGCTGGCCTGCGCGGCTCGGTTGAAGCCGTCGAAGACGTCGGCGCCGCGGTCGATGAGCGTGACGCCGAAGAACCGGGTGAGAGGCAGCAGCGTTCGGTGGAAGGTCTGGCCGTCGACACCACCGCGGCGCCCGTTCTGAACACCGGGCAGCATCCAGAGCCGGTCCCGCACCCGGGTCAGATACGGACGCAATTCCTCGAAAGAGTCGGGATCGCTCTCGCCGCGCTCGACGTCGCCGAGGGACGACTCCGGCCGGACGCCGAGGCGGCGCGCGAGCGCGTCCGAGCCGGGGGTGATGTCCATGGTGAGCACGCGGTCGTTCCGGTAGTGGGCGAAGACGGTGGCGAGTAGGGCGGTCACCGTGCTCTCGCCCGCGCCGGCGCGCGGCCGGCTCACCACGATCCTGCGGCTGGTGGTGATGGTCTGCTGCAGGGACTCCCCGAGTTCGACAGCGGAGTGGGTTCGGTCCGAGGGCTGGAAGGGCAGCATGATGCCCCGGCCGAACCGCCGCAGCAGGGAGTCCCCGTGCCGGTCCGACGCCGTCATCGCGTCGACGCTCGGCGGCTCCACTCGCCCGGTGCGCTCGCTCATCTCACCCTGACCTCGCTGTCGTCACTCTGTCCTCGTCAGCGGCCTAGCGCCGTAGATCTCGCTCCCGTTCTCCGCTCCCTCAGAAGGTGGACAGGAGCCGCTGGTAGGTCCCGAACGCCCCGATCGCCACGGGGATGAACACGACGATCGCCACAGCCTCGACGCGGTCGGTGATCCGGCGGAGGCGCGCCCGGACATAGGCGGGCGGATCCGTTGTGAGCACCACGATGGGGATGGCCAGGCTCGCTAGGAGGAGGCCGATCGCGGCCGCGGCTCCCCACGGCGCGGAGTCGCTCACGGCCGCGGCGAGGCTGACCACGATCGCCACCGTCGCCGCCAGCAGCGGCGCCTTCTCCGTGATCAGGGGGAACATCCGTGACCTGCTGCCCACCACGACCGCGAGGAGCGCCGCCAGGGCGGCGCTCCACGCATTCAGGTGGGTCGTGAGGCCGAAGCCCGCCACCGCCGCGGTGATCGCGACCGCGATGGTCGAGACGACCATGCCGTTGTGGGCGTTGGCCAGCGCGCTGCGCACATCGGTGCTGGCCACCACCGAACCCTCGCTGCGCCGGTCGTCGAGCATCGTCAGCCCTGAGAAAGTCAGCGCGATCCTGAGGAGGAGGCCCAGGAGGACGGTGCACGCGACGGCGGCCAGGATGGAGGCGCGGGCGAAGGTGAGGCCGAAGGTCGCCGAACCCGTCCACAGGAGGGCCAGCATCAGCGCGACTCCGCCCCCGACGAGGCCGCCGCGGCCGAGACGGGAGGTGAGGCCGAGGCCGACGACGAGGAGCGCGGCGACGGCGGCGAGCCCGCCCCAGCGTGCCCATTCGGGCCAGGCGAACAGGTCGGCGGCGGCCCAGACGGCGAGTCCCGCCACGGCCCCGCCGCTGACGGAGAGCGCTGTGCCCAGCGGCTCGCGCCAGAAGGGTCCGACTATCGCGCCGGTGGCCGCCAGCAGGACCGCGATCGCCGCGAGGGAGAACACGCCCGTCTGGGCGCCGGTGAGGCTCCAGACGATGCCACCGATCGACAGGCAGAGCACCAGCGACGCGGCGGTGGCGGTCCACCGGGCCGCCCCCGGCCCCCACAGATTCTTGTGTCCGTCGAGTGCGGAGCCCACCGCCTCGGGGACCTCGTGCACAACGGGCGCGGGCAGGGGGTCATCGGCGCGGACGACACGGAGAACGGCGCCGTCCGCGATGTCCTTGTCAGACAGGGTGGATCCGCCGTCGAGGAAGTCACCGGCGGCGGTCATGAGGTGGAGCGGGACGGCCGGGTTCTGCACGGGGTCGCCGAGGAGCCGGAGCAGCTCCGGCATGAGGGCGCCGATCGGTTCCTCGGCGGGCAGGACGGCGTCGACCCTGCGCCGCTCTCCGACGAGGGTCACCCGGCTCCACGTGGTCATGGGGGTGCGTCCAATCGTTTCTTCGTCTCTGCGTCTAGTCGTCAGTTCCGGCCGTCATCGGAAGGAGAAGGTGGGGCGGGCGTGGACGGGGTGGGGGAAGGCCGGGGAGCGGGAGAAGAAGGCCGGTCGCTCGGGAGGTGGCCGGCCGCCGCGACGGGCTCAAGGTATCCATTGGCGACCAGCCAGCGAATACTCGGCAGCTGCGGCGGCTGGGCGAATCCGTCGGCGGTGACGCGGAAGCGTACGCCCTCGCCCCCGGTGAGAGACGCCTGCGCCTGGAAGGGGTAGGCGACCTGGTAGCGGTGGTAGGCGTCTGCGTCATTCCGGACGGTTCCGGGGAGGCCACGCTCGGCGAAGGGCGTGCCGTCGGGGAAGAACAGGGAGCCGCTCTCCTGGCCGTAGGCGTCCACCACCTGGCCCGGCTCAAGGGTCACGCGACTCGGGGTGCCAGCTCGCCCATCGATCTTCTCCCGGACGGACGTGGCGAGTTCGGAGGTCTGCTCGGAGGCCTTCTGCTCCTCCTCGTCGCTGAGCACGCGGGGGTCGGCGGCGCCCGTCACCAGCTCCAGGTACAGCCAGCGTGCGGCCTCGTCCTCTGTGCGGAACTCGGCGCCGGTGCGTCCCTGCGCGAACTCGACGATGCCGATGGAGTAGCCGTCGGCGCCTTCCTTGGTCAGCAGGTAGTAGCTGGAAGCAGTGGCCGGGTCGGGGCGGTCGTCGCCGGGGAGGACGTAGAGGTCCGGGGGCACGTGGGCCCGGTCGAGCTCCTTCCGCAGCATCGGGAAGGTGACCTCGGCACCGATCCAGTCGGCGGGGAGGGGCGCGGTCGCGGCGTTGGGACCGGCCGCCTGCTGCTCCTGCTGTTCCTTCTGGCTTTTGAGGTGGTTCTGCAGGAACGACCAGCCGACCGTGCCCGCGCAGATGACAGCGGATACGACCAGGCTGGCAATGATCTTTCCGATGTTCTCGTCGAGGCGTCGGCGGGTGCGCTGGGGGCCGAAGAACACGGCTTCGCGGAGTCGCTTGCGGCGCACGGCGGTCGACTCCAGCAGCTGACTGTCGTAGTCGCGTGCCATCGCAGACTCCCTTCGAGGCCTCGGCGGTGGTTTGTCCCTACCGGATCGCGATCACGCGCACGGCACGCGGCGGGACGCGGAGTACGGAGGTGATGGACCACGGAACGGGAAACGCACGGAACGGGAGGGGCGTCCGTCGCGTGGACGGACACCCCTCCCGTGGACGCATGTGGTGCCTCTCGATACTTCCAGACCTCCCGGACCACCGCACACTCAGGGGTGGGCTGACCAGGGAGGAGGCGTCAGACGTCAGATGCCCTGGACCGCTGCGCTGGCACGGCCGAGCGTGGACTGGGCGGTGCCGTCGTTGGTCTCCAGGGTCTCGCGGACGAGCCGGATGATGTCGCGGACCTCATTGCCCGCGTTGTGCCACTTCAGTTCCTTCTCGCTGTACTCGTCGGAGACGCCAGTGGCCTCGAAGTCGGCCATCGCCTTGCTCACGTCGACGTCGTGCTCACCGATGAGGGATTCCAGCCGCGACATGACGGCGTGGATGTTGGTCTGGGACTCCTGCGAGGCGCCGAGGTCGTAGCTGTTGCGTCCGTTGCCGCTCATTGAGGGAACTCAACTCCTTGGAACACGGTGGGGATCGTTCGGGGAGGGACCCGGGGTCACGTCGGGCGCGGTCAGGCCGTCCGGAACTTCGCGGCGTCGAAGTTGGCCGCTGACATGTTGCGATTGGCGTCGTCGGCCATGTTCTGGTTACCGCTCGAGAAGGCCGACTGCATGCCGTACTGCCCCTCGTTGACGCGACCGAGGCCGGAGTTGAGGTCGGCAGTGATCCCGTCGGCACGGGCCTTGAACGAGTCGAAGGCGGCCTTCCCCGCGCCGTTGAACTTCCCGGACAGCGGCTCGGCCGCCTGGATCAGCTGCGTGATCAGGTTGCTCAGTTCGTCGGTCGCCCCCGAGGTACTGCGGGCCAGGGTCGTCAGGGTCTGGTCGCCGAAGTCCCAACGTGACATCTCTTCACCCGTTCCTCGTCGTCCATCGGTTGCGGGGGTCGGGGCCGCCCGCGCGTTCGCTGAGCCACCACTGGCGGACAGGGGGCTCTCGGGGGTCGGACGCGCACAGCGGACCGCTGGTTTCCTGTGGTGGGCGTGACCGTAATTAATACAGCTGCTCTCACCGTGCGTCGTCAAGCATAGGCATAATGCCGACAAACGGAACTCGGCGGATGCGGGTGAGCACGCTGCGCATGTGGGGAGATCGATGAAGTTTCAGCAGGTAGACCCGGGCGAGTGGGACTCCGCCGAACCTTCTGCCGCGGCCGAGGGGCGTCCGGCACCGGATGTGTCCTCAGGCACACCCGACTCCGCTGAACAGATGGATCCAGCAGCCCGGCTCAGCGCAGCGGCATCCCTATTGACCTGCGATATCGGCCGCGATGCTGCCAGCGCGAGCGAATCGATCGCGGCGTTGATGCAGCGAATCGCCGACCGCAACCGAAAGTCGACCGATTTCGGCCACCCCGCCCCACCACCCCCACCCACGACCTTCCGCGCCGACCGCTTCGCAGGGTCCCCGCCACCGGAAGGTGCCTCCGACTAGGGCCTGTTTTTTGAATCGGCGGGTGGAGTGGGGCTCGCGCTGGCAATCTTGGTGAGCGTGTCCGGCCGTCATGAACTCACCGATGCCGAGTGGGCCCTGCTCGCCCCGCTCATGCCCGACAACCCGCCCAAAGGCGGCCAATGGGCCGACCACCGCCGCGTCATCAACGCCGTGCTGTTCCGAACCCGCACCGGGATCCCCTGGCGTGACCTGCCCGAACGCTACGGCCCCTGGGAGACCGCGGCCGGGCGCCACCGCCGCTGGTGCCTGGACGGCACCTGGCAAAGGATCGCCGACCGGCTGCGCATCGACGCCGCCACCGGAGAAGACCTGGTGGTCGGCATCGACTCCACCAGCGTGCGCGCCCACTCCCACGCCGCCGGAGCCGCGAAAAAGGGAAGCGGTACGGGACGAAGCGGACGGCTCGGAAGCACTGGGACGTTCCCGGGCGGGCTGACCACCAAGATCCACCTGATCGCCGACCAGCGCAGGCGGCCGCTGGTGACCGCGACCAGCCCCGGCCAGCGCGGTGACGCGCCCATGTTCGAGCCGCTGATGGTCGCCCTGCACCTGCCCCGCTCGGTCGGGCGCCCCCGGACCAGGCCCGACCGGCTGCTCGCGGACAAGGCCTACTCCTCAGCGGCGATCCGCTCCCACCTGAGCAGGCGCGGTATCAAGGCGACCATTGCCCAGCCCGCCGACCAGCGGGCCAATCGCAGGCGCAGGGGATCGGCGGGCGGTCGGCCCCGGCTTTCGACCGGGGTGCCTACCGCGGCCGCAACACTGTAGAACGGGCGATCAACCTGCTCAAGCAGAACCGGGCCGTGGCCACCAGGTACGACAAGCGCGCCGCGATCTACG contains:
- a CDS encoding TNT domain-containing protein; this encodes MARDYDSQLLESTAVRRKRLREAVFFGPQRTRRRLDENIGKIIASLVVSAVICAGTVGWSFLQNHLKSQKEQQEQQAAGPNAATAPLPADWIGAEVTFPMLRKELDRAHVPPDLYVLPGDDRPDPATASSYYLLTKEGADGYSIGIVEFAQGRTGAEFRTEDEAARWLYLELVTGAADPRVLSDEEEQKASEQTSELATSVREKIDGRAGTPSRVTLEPGQVVDAYGQESGSLFFPDGTPFAERGLPGTVRNDADAYHRYQVAYPFQAQASLTGGEGVRFRVTADGFAQPPQLPSIRWLVANGYLEPVAAAGHLPSDRPSSPAPRPSPTPSTPAPPSPSDDGRN
- a CDS encoding EsaB/YukD family protein produces the protein MTTWSRVTLVGERRRVDAVLPAEEPIGALMPELLRLLGDPVQNPAVPLHLMTAAGDFLDGGSTLSDKDIADGAVLRVVRADDPLPAPVVHEVPEAVGSALDGHKNLWGPGAARWTATAASLVLCLSIGGIVWSLTGAQTGVFSLAAIAVLLAATGAIVGPFWREPLGTALSVSGGAVAGLAVWAAADLFAWPEWARWGGLAAVAALLVVGLGLTSRLGRGGLVGGGVALMLALLWTGSATFGLTFARASILAAVACTVLLGLLLRIALTFSGLTMLDDRRSEGSVVASTDVRSALANAHNGMVVSTIAVAITAAVAGFGLTTHLNAWSAALAALLAVVVGSRSRMFPLITEKAPLLAATVAIVVSLAAAVSDSAPWGAAAAIGLLLASLAIPIVVLTTDPPAYVRARLRRITDRVEAVAIVVFIPVAIGAFGTYQRLLSTF
- a CDS encoding MinD/ParA family ATP-binding protein, encoding MSERTGRVEPPSVDAMTASDRHGDSLLRRFGRGIMLPFQPSDRTHSAVELGESLQQTITTSRRIVVSRPRAGAGESTVTALLATVFAHYRNDRVLTMDITPGSDALARRLGVRPESSLGDVERGESDPDSFEELRPYLTRVRDRLWMLPGVQNGRRGGVDGQTFHRTLLPLTRFFGVTLIDRGADVFDGFNRAAQASAHAHVLVAPATRDGAMSIARAFDWMTAHGNAALPADIVVVFVEQEPGEDPTFDAAGAADILRQSGAAVVRIGYDRHLAATAAFDPQRIAETTRTAATRIALEALRRAR
- a CDS encoding pore-forming ESAT-6 family protein, which gives rise to MSGNGRNSYDLGASQESQTNIHAVMSRLESLIGEHDVDVSKAMADFEATGVSDEYSEKELKWHNAGNEVRDIIRLVRETLETNDGTAQSTLGRASAAVQGI
- a CDS encoding DUF397 domain-containing protein translates to MNETPKFRKSTYSATANDCVEVADLHGGAAVRDSKNASRGHIAFPSDEWRAFLSDVKRDRL
- a CDS encoding sugar ABC transporter substrate-binding protein, with protein sequence MRPNGIGGVHPDVDAAYAACGPPILGGIQAMKKRNPFSEDPLLVGFDAMPAESKAILAGDETASVAQFPQKMGTISVETAADAVRGKKVQERIDTGTEIVTKENAEKFTTFQ
- a CDS encoding IS5 family transposase (programmed frameshift), coding for MAILVSVSGRHELTDAEWALLAPLMPDNPPKGGQWADHRRVINAVLFRTRTGIPWRDLPERYGPWETAAGRHRRWCLDGTWQRIADRLRIDAATGEDLVVGIDSTSVRAHSHAAGAAKKGSGTGRSGRLGSTGTFPGGLTTKIHLIADQRRRPLVTATSPGQRGDAPMFEPLMVALHLPRSVGRPRTRPDRLLADKAYSSAAIRSHLSRRGIKATIAQPADQRANRRRRGSAGGRPPAFDRGAYRGRNTVERAINLLKQNRAVATRYDKRAAIYDGTVQLASIRIWLRDLTRSKNTA
- a CDS encoding helix-turn-helix domain-containing protein, which translates into the protein MADRYSPTVRRRRLSAELKRLREESKLTAEQVGERLGWSRGRLTNMELNKWKRPDPVIVRALANLYGCTSEVTEALVTLARQSREKGWWTRYDDVLTDAYVGFEAEASSISTYQSMVVHGLLQTPEYAAASARAGQSRSPHIIERIVQARQERQEILDREDAPKLWCVLDEAVLHRPAGGKEVMRDQIRRLLDVVEREENIKIQMLPLDQGLHQGTAGSFTILDFPESMDPSIVYIEVRTDGLYLDEQDEVEVHRDAWDDIRMRAMHPDATAERMALILKKYE